The sequence below is a genomic window from Patescibacteria group bacterium.
GCATTTGGCGTAGGCCGCGAGCTGCGTGAAACTGAAGTAATTGGGCGGCGCGAGTTTGGGCGCGGCTGACGGCCCCTTGGCGGCCGGGAGATCCGGCAGCGTTTCTACGGACGGGGCGGCCGCGGATGTCGGCTCAAAACCGAGCTCGGCGATGAAGCGCGACGGTTTTTTCTTGGTCTTGCCGCCGTAATCCTCGGCCGAGGTGAAGAACAGGCCGTCCTTGGCGCGGGTCATGGCGACGTAGAACAGGCGGCGTTCCTCTTCGAGATGCATGTCGCCTTCGGGGATCTTTTCTTTGGCGAGCGCGTCCGGCAGTTCGATGCCGCCGCCGCGTTCGATCGAGGGGAAGCGTTTGTCGACCAGGTTGACCACGAAGACATACGGGAATTCGAGGCCTTTGGCCGCGTGGACGGTCATGAGCCGGACCATGTCCGGTCCGGTCTCGACGTCGAAGCTGAGCGAGCCTTCGTCGCCGGAATCGCGCTCGATGGCGAATTCTTCCATGAAGTGGCGGAGCGTCGGCTCGTCGTGGCCGGCTTCGAACCGGCGCAGCCGCGACAGGAACTGGTTCAGATGGCTCGAGCGTTCGCGCGCCTCGGCGGTGTCGTCGCGTTTGAGTTCGGCCGCGTAGCCGGAATCATAAAGGAAGCGCACCAGCATCTCGGAGACGTTCTTGCGGCCGGCGAGCTGGGAATGTGTGGCGAGCTGGCCGAGCAGGCGGTCGATCGTCCGGCTCGTCTCCGGTTTCAGCCGCAGTAGTTCTTGTTTCTTGAGCGTCTCGTAGAGCGACTCGGCCTTGCGGCGGGCCTGATGCGTCAGATTGACCAGGTCTTCGCCGTCGATGCGGTACGGCGGCGAGGACAGGACGCGGTAGAGCGCCGGACTCTCGTGGTAGTTGTCGAGCAGTTTGAAATAGGCCAGGCAGTCGAGCACCACCGGCTTGGCGTAGAGGCCTTTGAGCGCCAGGAATTGGTACGGGATGCCGCGACGCTGGAGTTCATAGGAGAAGGCGTCGGCGCTGGAGTTCGAGCGCGCCAGGATGCAGAAGTCGCTCCACTGGCCGTCTTGGAGGCCGTTCTTGATCTCCGTGATGCGATCGGCCACGCCGGCCACTTCATCCTCCGCGGTGGCGAAATGCAGGTGCTCGATCGGGGCGACGCCCGGACGGTTGGCCAGCAGTCGTTTGCTCGCGGCCGCGCCCAGACGGACTTCAAGGCGGTTGGGGTCGTTCTGTTTGATGAAATCATGCGCTCGGTCGAGGATATTCTGGCGCGAGCGGTAGTTCTGGGTCAGCAGGATCTCGGCGGCGTCCGGAAAATCATCCTTGAACTGCAGGATGTTGGCCACGGAGGCGCCGCGGAACTTGTAGATGGCCTGGTCGTCGTCGCCGACCACCACGATGTTGCCATCCTGAGGCACGAGCAGTTTCAGAAGTTCGTACTGCGCCCAGTTCGTATCCTGGAATTCGTCGACGATGATCTGTTTGAACTGAGCACGATATTTGTCCAGCAAGCGGCGGCGCGTCTTGAAGAGCCGCAAGGTGTAGAGCAGCAGGTCGCCGAAATCGAGACAGCCGTTGTCGAGCAGTAGTTTCTGGTAGACGTGGTAGGCGTTGGCGATCTCGGCGAGCCGGGACCGTTCTTCGGCCTCGGTCGCCACGTCCTGATCGAGCGCGGCGTTCTTCACGAACTCAAGATACTCCTCCGGCGAGACGGCTTCGTCTTTGGCGCGCGAGAAATGGCCGAGCAGCGCGTGGATAAACTTGGCCGGATTGCCGAGCGGCCGGTAGTAGTCGAGATCGAACTTGTCGAGGTTGCGGCGGACGAGCAGATAGGCGTCGGTCTCGTTAAGCAGCCGGAAGTCGTCCGGCAGGCCGATCTCGAGCGCGTGCTCATGCAGGATCCGCTGGCAGAAAGCGTGGAAAGTCGAGATCCAAAGATCGGTGTAACCCAAAGGCAGGAGCGCGTCGACCCGCTCCACCATTTCGCCGGCGGCCTTGTCGGTGAAGGTCAGCGCCAGGATCTCTTCCGGTTTGGCGCGGGCGGTCTGCACCAGCCAGGCGATGCGGCGCGAGATGACCATGGTCTTGCCGGTCCCGGCGCCAGCGACGATCAACAACGGTCCGTCGCCGTGGACGACCGCCTGTTGCTGGGCGGCGTTCAGATCGGCCAACAACGGATCAGTGGCCGCGGCTGGCGGCGTTTCGACGGTCGGCACGGGTTTGCTCTTTTTGACGGTCACACCTTGACTGCGGGGTTAACTCGTGATTAGATTGGATGTCGCGTATTTCGTACTTTCTAATCCAAAGGAGGATCAGATGTCCAGGATACTCGTGGTTGATGACGATCAGGTGATCAGGGAACTGCTCCGCGAATGCCTGTCGGCCGAAGGGCACGAGGTTTGCGAGGCCGCGAGCGCCGAAGAAGCGCTTAAGCTCATTGCTTCCGGCATCAAGTTCGACGTCATGGTCACGGACATGGAGATGCCTGGCCAGAGCGGCGCCGAGCTCATCGGCGGCCTGCGCCAGCGCGGCTTCCGCCAGCGGATGGTCGTCGTTTCCGGCCAGTCTTGGCTGGATGTGGTGCCAGGCGCCGATGATGTCATCGCCAAGCCGTTCCATCTGGAGCGGCTGATCGACGCCGTCAGACGTTCGGACTGAACGTCTCAGCCCCCTCTTTCAGGAGGGGGTTTTCTTATATCTGGAAACTGACGACAGCGTTCATTGTACCCGGATGGGGGCAGGATTAAAAGTTGGAGAGTGCAGGAGTGCTGAAGTACTGGAGTGCAGGAGTGCTGAAGTACTGGAGTGCAGGAGTGTGGGAGAGACGGAGTCATGTCGCTCGCGAGCGACGTGGTGGAGTCAGGGAGCAATCATAACTCCCCAACTCCCACACTCCTTCACTCTCTCGTTATTAATTATGAAAAACCCCGCGTCAGGACGACGCGGGGCTGGTCTTAGAGAGCGCAACGCTCAGAGCGGCCGCATGGGCAGAGTGCCGGCGGCAAGCCAGGCGCGGATCTGCTTGGTGCCCACGAGCTTCACGTTGATGCCGTAGTTCGTCTTGAGCAGGGCGACCTTTTCTTTGGCTTTGGCCTTGAAGTCGGAATTCATCCCTTTGGCTTCGAGGCCGTGGATGACCTCTTCCTGGCCAGTCGTCTCGTCGCGCCAGACGAAAGCCTGCTTGTCGAAGATGAAGTCAGGCACGTAGATGACGGCCGTGTGTCCCGTGCGCTGCGGCGGGCGTCTCAGGACGAATTTGACGTTCGGCGTGAACGCCACCTTCATCTTATGGAGAAGTTGAGCCAGGAGGAATTCCCCTTCCGTGGCGTATTGGATCCCCTTGTAGATGAGGTCGGCTTTGCTTTTCCTGCCGCAGCCGCCGACATCTGTGCTCTTCAGAATGACGCCGTCCCAATTAGCAAGGTCAGTCAGTTCTGCCATTGCGTCTCTCCGATCTGTTGTTGAAAGAGCGTATTTCTAACCTGACATATCAGCTGGCTGGCGTCAAATGAAATAACGCCGCTTAAAACGGCGTCATTTCCGGCAGGCAACCGCCTGATCGGCGGAGCTTATTTTTGGGCTTTCTGGGCCAGATCGGATGGCTTTTTCTTGGCTGAATACAGTAAGAGGATCTTTTCTCCCAGTTTCCGGTGATCGTTGATGTTCAACAGGCCTTTCACGGCGTCGAAACCGATGATCGCATCGGCCGGATCTTTGGCTTTGTTGAGAACTTTGACCATGACCTTGACGGCTTCCTCTTTGGCGTCAGCGTCAATCTCCTCGGCCTCGGTTTCAATCCCGGACGCTTCCATTCCGCGCTGTTCCAAAGTATCGGCCACCAGTTCGCGGATGGAATGGATGAATGTGCGCGCCAGCGCTTCGGTGCCGCTATTGTCGAGCTCGAAGACCACCCGATTGTCGTCGAGAGGGACGATCTTGGCTTCCTGGAAGCGCTCCAGCCGCGGGTGCCGCGATCCGAAGCTGACGAGTCGGGCCACGAGCGTCCGGTATTCGCCGTCGTTCTCCCGGTCGAGCCGGGTCTTGGGTCGGAGCTGGCCGCGGTTGATGTATTGTTCCTCAAGCAGCGTCAGGGTCGCGTCCACGAGGCGGGTGGCGAGGCCGGATCTGTCCGGCGAATTCGCGTAGAGCGGCTCGTAAGCCAGGCGCAGATGGCGGATGAACGCGGAGGCATCGCGGGCGACTTGGGACGCTTCCAGCGGCCGGGCGGATTCTTTTTTCTCAACCTTGGCCGGTTGCGTCGGAGCATTTTCGATCCTTGGCGGCCGAGGCGGCTTGTCGCGGTGTTCCACTGGCGCGGTCTCGGCTTTGAGGGTCGGCGCCGGAATCGGCGGTTCGGCCTGTTCTTCGCGTTCAGGCGCTGGCACTAAAATTTTCGGCGCGGCCTTTTCCTGGCGTTCAGTCGCCGGTCGGTCGGTTTCCGCGGCCGCCGCGACGCCGAAACCTCCGCGGTTCAGTTCCGCGGTGATGATATCTTCCCGTTTGCGCTGCAGCGCTTTGCCGTACCAGTCTTTCCAGGTCTGGTTCTCTCTCCAATATTGCCGGCCGCCTTCGCGCCAATAATCATTGGCGATCTGGTTCAGGTTCGGCGGCAGGATATCCGGGTCGGCTGACCGGCTTTTCTTTTCGATCCAGGGTTCTTCGCCAATGTTGATCATCTGGTATTGCGGCACGAGCTGACTCTTCGAACCGGAAATTTCCTTGCGGCCGTATTTCCACTTGGGCAGCCAGACATCAGGCGCGTCATCCTGGCTGCGCTGCGGATCGAAATGCAGGCGGAGGCCGCCTTCATTCTCTTTGCCGTCCAGGCTGCGGCGCAGTTTTTCGCAGTAAGCGAGCATTTCTTCCGGGGACACTTCGCCGGAAGTGATCTGGGCGGCCAGGGCTTCGGGCAGCCGGATCGCGGTCCGCTGAGGATGCCGGGTGATCTCGGGTTGGCCGGTCTGTTCGTTCAGCCGCTGCTTGGTCTCGAAAATCAGAAAGCCGCCCGTTTCCCGGTCGGGTTTCAACAGATAATTCTGGAAGACCCATTTATTGGGCCGCTGGCGGGTCCTTTCGACGTTCTCTCTTTTTTCCGGCTGCCGGGGTTCAGGTGCCGGCTCATTCTCCGGCCGGGTCTCTTCAAAAGTCTCCGGTTCGGTCTGGTCGGCGGCGTAGCGCGCCTTCAGATCAGCCTGCGCCGTTTCGTCTAGTTTTAGAAAATCCTCGTCTTGCCAGATCGAGGAAAAATCAGGTTTAGCGCCGCCGGCAGCGTAAAGCCCGGCGACCACCTTCAGTCTTTCTTCAACGATAGCGGTTCCGGTTCCGGGTTCAGCCTGCTCATCCGGTCGTGTCCGTTTGGGGTCGGCCATAGATATACTTGAAGGATATACCTCTATAGGTTACCAAAATTCAGCCTGGACGTCAATCCGTAAAGTTGTCAGCGAGTCTTGACAAGACAGGTATTTTGTGCTATATTAAGCCGTTATCGTTCCTTCATAATTGATGATCGCACTAAGCGTTCCGAGCCATCGCGTAAGCGGCGGCCAAGGACGTTTCACATAGAGCACAATAGCGATAAGCGGCGGCTCCATGGTGGGGCTGTCGCGCGATTCACGCC
It includes:
- a CDS encoding UvrD-helicase domain-containing protein, with product MTVKKSKPVPTVETPPAAATDPLLADLNAAQQQAVVHGDGPLLIVAGAGTGKTMVISRRIAWLVQTARAKPEEILALTFTDKAAGEMVERVDALLPLGYTDLWISTFHAFCQRILHEHALEIGLPDDFRLLNETDAYLLVRRNLDKFDLDYYRPLGNPAKFIHALLGHFSRAKDEAVSPEEYLEFVKNAALDQDVATEAEERSRLAEIANAYHVYQKLLLDNGCLDFGDLLLYTLRLFKTRRRLLDKYRAQFKQIIVDEFQDTNWAQYELLKLLVPQDGNIVVVGDDDQAIYKFRGASVANILQFKDDFPDAAEILLTQNYRSRQNILDRAHDFIKQNDPNRLEVRLGAAASKRLLANRPGVAPIEHLHFATAEDEVAGVADRITEIKNGLQDGQWSDFCILARSNSSADAFSYELQRRGIPYQFLALKGLYAKPVVLDCLAYFKLLDNYHESPALYRVLSSPPYRIDGEDLVNLTHQARRKAESLYETLKKQELLRLKPETSRTIDRLLGQLATHSQLAGRKNVSEMLVRFLYDSGYAAELKRDDTAEARERSSHLNQFLSRLRRFEAGHDEPTLRHFMEEFAIERDSGDEGSLSFDVETGPDMVRLMTVHAAKGLEFPYVFVVNLVDKRFPSIERGGGIELPDALAKEKIPEGDMHLEEERRLFYVAMTRAKDGLFFTSAEDYGGKTKKKPSRFIAELGFEPTSAAAPSVETLPDLPAAKGPSAAPKLAPPNYFSFTQLAAYAKCPLQYKYAHVLKLPLFGKGHFSFGKTIHSTLQKFMEEYADRRGMGQQQLFGAAAAADQDAVPVSREELEKMYEAAWIDDWYPTAQIKDSYRKKGRAILDSFYRRVTELHPEPLFLEKDFKVRLGSYWVRGKIDRIDKLPGGEVEIIDYKTGQSKGETKVKAEDKRQLMLYQIAAGRLLGLKPGRLTYEYLEDGTKVSFLAKDDELVAFEEGVSAEIDRIRGGDYTPTPGRHCDFCDFADICEFRG
- a CDS encoding response regulator, producing the protein MSRILVVDDDQVIRELLRECLSAEGHEVCEAASAEEALKLIASGIKFDVMVTDMEMPGQSGAELIGGLRQRGFRQRMVVVSGQSWLDVVPGADDVIAKPFHLERLIDAVRRSD